In the Roseovarius indicus genome, AAATCCAGCCTGCCCAACCTTGCCGCCTCCGCCGGCCTTGTCCTGCTCACGTCCTGTGCCGCCACCACGCCCGACCCTGAACCCGTCCCCGCGCCTCCAGACCCGGTCTATGGCCCGGTCGAGGATGCCGGCCGGACCATTCCGGCCGTCCCCGAGGCCGCGCTGAGCGCGCGCAACCGGCGCCAGGAAGTGGACTACTGGACCGACGAGGCGCCAGGCACCATCGTCGTCGATCCCTATGCACGGTTCCTGTACCTCGTGCTCGAGGACCACCGGGCGTTGCGCTACGGCGTCGCCGTTGGCGAGCAGGGCCGGGGCTTCTCAGGGGAGGCGGTGATCCCGTTCAAGCGCGAATGGCCCCGCTGGACCCCTACGCCGAACATGCTGCGCCGCGATCCCGAGCTCTACGAACCCGTGCGAAACGGCATGGAGGGCGGGCTCGACAACCCGCTCGGCGCGCGGGCGCTCTACCTCTTCAAGGGCGGGCGCGACACGCTCTACCGGATCCACGGCACGACCAATCCCTTTTCGATCGGCAAGGCCGTCTCCCTGCGTGAAATATACTCAGTTAGCTTCCGCAAATCAAAGTATCGTAAGGCTTCGTTGGGAGAGCATTCAAACGCCGTGCTCCACGCTACCTTCGAATGGCCCTCATTGCCCC is a window encoding:
- a CDS encoding L,D-transpeptidase; translation: MKSSLPNLAASAGLVLLTSCAATTPDPEPVPAPPDPVYGPVEDAGRTIPAVPEAALSARNRRQEVDYWTDEAPGTIVVDPYARFLYLVLEDHRALRYGVAVGEQGRGFSGEAVIPFKREWPRWTPTPNMLRRDPELYEPVRNGMEGGLDNPLGARALYLFKGGRDTLYRIHGTTNPFSIGKAVSLREIYSVSFRKSKYRKASLGEHSNAVLHATFEWPSLPPQTWTPS